The genome window gttcattacaCATCATACAAAGATGACAAGACGAATGAATTTCCATGACTACTGGAgtattttttcaatttaatttttatatgtatGACTTAATTAAAGTTGGTTTAAATGTACCTACATGAACatgtttttataatcaaaatagGTATAATTTAACAATTCCAAACatcttatttaatatattttaaaacattcactTGACACTCTTGACTTGAACGTGTTGagtgattttgttttaataatggcAAAtccaaaaatacaaataataataataataataataataataataataattcccaacaacagacatttctttttcaaacaCACTTTCTGGAGGGAAGAAAGGACATCATGAAGAGTAGATGTGGGATTTGGGTTAATCTGGGTTAATCTCAGGTATGTGAGTGTGtcagaaaaaatattaacagataatggaataaaaagaaaaaaaaaggataaaattaAGAGTCAATAGAATCACTGAAGCACAATATAAGATCTATTTAAAGTAAGTTATAATCAACATAATTATTTTCAAAATCCAGATAGTGAATCTGTTATTCCTGCCTCACTGCTGCCCCCTATCGCTGGCCTGAACACGAAGGAACCCAGGGCTAACAGTTGTACAGTACACATCGCCTTTATTATGAGAATCGTCTTGATTATTGTTTTCATAAGTTTCTACACCCTTTCCTCAGTCACAGGTCACTGAGTGTTTACAACATTctctttcagatttttttcaggGGATTTTTCTGAGCAattagacatttattttttattttttaatgactaTTATCATTttactttgaaaaaaatattcctgTTATGTTTTAAGACTTTGACTAATTTTGTGGCTGATTGACGCCAATTTCTCTCAGCAGGATGAAACtggtgatgaagatgatgacgatgatgaagaCACTGAGCCAGGACAATGCGGAGGCAGTAAACGGGAAGAGACCTGCGaattaagaaaatgtgttttaagaTTTTATGGAATTAAATACAGAAAAGACTAACAATTAAAAACAAGTCTTACTTTATTAAAATCCTCATTTTGTCTTAACACAGCCCCCCCTCcctatacccccccccccctctccctccAACCCCCTGTTTAGACACATGCATTTAGAAATGTTAAAGCTTTTCGGCTTATCTTGTCTATAATAAACATTACTTTGcatttttgatcatttttaagcttttttcaCTCTTGCATGTAATAACCTAAAGAGATTTTCACTTGCCGTGTGACTTTATGTAgagttatatataaaacacatttgcaATCTCGAGCAAAAAacgaacaaaacaaaaactcagGAGTTGTCTAGCCCTCTCAAATCACGTGTTTTcgtttatttagatttttctttttctgtcgtttaaattacattattatttttattccccttatttcatatttcattctCTTACATTCCGCTTATAAGTGCTCATTAGGGGTTTTCAAAAAACGCCCAGAAGCCGAATAATGTCTAATAACCCATTCAATCTTATTAATGATCTCCTCTTTAATTTGAGCTCCATGTGAGGATGTTGGTGTAGCCTGCTCTGTATATCGACTGAAAATCTTTTATCTTTTGTTCTCCTCTAATAGTGAAACGCAGTGTGTCTTCTAGGTTGAGTGGAATCTCTGCATCGCGTTCTGTCGGATTTTTATCCCCGGTCGGTCCCACGGAAGCGGTTTGGCTTTTCACACGGTTTATTGGCTTTTCCAGTTTCCCACCTGTAACACAAGACTCTGATATTAAACTCGAAATTAAGAACgaataaaagaaaactaaaagatGTAGGCAGTaagttattaaaacaaataatgcaATGAGAGACAATTTAAAGAAgttgattacaaaaaaaaaacagtggcacagaatgttaagtaaaaaatatgaatatattaatatatacttTGGGGATGGAATATAAAGTGTTCAGGAGTTAAAATTAAAGGATTGTGAGATTAATTATCgtttttcttttgcatgtttatgAATTATTCTGGTAAGAAGGCCTGCTCACCgcacaaatattaaataagaaataaaagaataaaaaaacaaacaaataaataaatatcaataagtTATTAGATACATAACATCACTGTTGGTcttgttgtgtttgtgtaaatatttactAAAATATCATTTTGCACTGAGACGCATAACACGGTTCTCATTTTTGCAAACAGCTGAATGTGTAAGATTtctcaaactctctctctctctctctctctctactatAGTATCTATATTAGACAAACATCTGTTTATCTGCTAGGTAATCATTTTTAACATGTGATTATGTCACTTGAACAAACTGAGTTTATAATTTGcgcatcaacaaaaaaaaaatcacttaacgTATAACCAAACGTTTAACAAAATTATCTTTGTTTTtctcataataattaaaatttatctGGATGGTCTTGGGTGTTACACACTGTGTAGATAACTTGGACGcatacaaaaggaaaaaaatgaattaataaacacGAAGAAGAAGAGTTTAGGAGGAATACACCTCTACACGGTGGGTAATGAcccataaattatattttaaaaaattacacttaaataaataaaaataaaaattgaaatgaTAAAAATGAACACTACTCATTGTTCATTAATTTCCaagacaccaaacacacacataaatagtgttttatatatatgtatatatatattttttttagtttagtatatgatttgtgataaaaaaaaaaaaaagtttagttttttttttttttttacaagaaaatGACTCCAGGAGCCCAACATACACACATCTACATTCCCAGACATGGATTCAGCTCAGAGCTGAACATATAGTGCATGCAAATGTCTCCTCGATCATGTCCGCCATCACGGTTCAGTGTTTAACACATAAAATGGATGTTCATATCTTGATATTTTCATACACAGCACATGGTGATTAGAACAGAGCAGGAACAAATACTTAGTGCTTGAGACTACAGGcttcaaaaaaggaaaaaggtagCAGACATTTTTAGAGTGAATAAGAACCATTTTTGGTttcctaaagaaaaacaaaagcgaAAAACACACTGTGTTGGGAATTCTTCAGTTCACTGAGAAACCAATGAAAAACATCTGGTAGGCTTTCGGGTTTTTTTAAGGAATCCAAACCAGTTCTTTTATCACTTCAGCctaaaataagcctactaactttattttaaatgttcattGCAATAACATTATCACTGTTCACAATattgtttaatatattattagtatttgcAATTGATAGTACATTTTTAGGAAAATATTCCACGGTCAGGGCAAGGCTGATCTTCTGAAGTTCTGGAGACCAGAGTTCCTTAGTAATTCTCTTTGTTCTCCAAACAGATCATATTTTGATGATCAATTTTTCATGTGGAATATTGCAGTATGACTGTAGAAATGATGATCAGAATGTGTGTAACAGGAACCTGATCATCTCTTGTCTTTAAAGAAGCCTTCGTCTGTGTTGCTCTCTTTGATGGTGACAGTTAAAAAGTTTGTCGTCACGTCCGTGATTGTGACCTTCTCAACATTGCTGAGGCAAGGTCTCCACTTGTCCCCGTCCTCCTCCTGTTCCGCTTCTTCCTCTGGTTCTCCGAGGATCCGTGCCATGGGGATCTTGGCAATGAGTGAAGGCTGGTGATGCTGATGATAATGCcgatgctgatgatgatgatgatgatgatgagggtgatgttgatgatgagggtgatgTTGATGTGGGCGCTTGATAGCTGCCATGTCACTGTGTTTGAATGCTCCATGATGTCTGAGGTGTTTAAGGTGCTTGCGGTGGAAAGGACTAGTGGTAAGCTCTCGAGTCCTGCAGTCGTCACTTGTTTTGGTCCATTCCATCATCCGACGAGGAATAAGGAGAGGGTTCTGTTGCTTTTGACACCTTGTGCTCAGAGTGTCCTCATCGTCCTCGCCCAGTTCGAGACGTGCCATTTTAGACGGGATGCCAGACATGGACTCGTCCATCTTGCTCTTTTCTGAGTGCAGGACACTTGAGTAGCCTTCTCTGAACAGTTTGGGCTTGCGACCCCGTTTTTTCGGGACGTGGCCCATTCTTTCTGTCTCAACCCTGGGTGACAGATGAGAACGATGATCTCGGGAAAGTTCCTGATGGGTGGGTCGGACACTTTCGCCCCGGTTCACAGTGCTGGGGGGGAAGATGGTTGGGACGACGCTGCGGAGCCCCTCCCTGGCCCTCGGCGTCACCAGAGGTTCAGGGTTCGGGTAGTTGATACGGATGCTGCGTGAAGATTCCCCGCGGAACTCATAGGATCTCGCTTTGGCTTTGGCTTGAGCCTGCATGAAGATGAATACTGGTTTACAAACAGGacaaacatcttaaaacaagAAGATGTGTgacaatattataaatattgatTATCCTCTTATATCCATAGAAAATATCTCGAAGGTGAACCCGCTCTCTCAGGTGGTACCCTTATTATTTGTGCctttaatagattttatttgaaaCTGTAGATATAGTCATTTTAAGATACAATAAAGATACACTACACGCTGTTTTCTAGGCAAGGAAGGGTACAGTACAATTTAGTATAATTTTTTGGGATCATACATAATGGAGAATAATTTTCCATCACAAATAAACACTTATGACAGGAAAATAATACAGAATTAGAAATAAGAAGATGCTCAAGCATCAAATGTCTAGTTAGGTAAACAATAACGATCACTCTCAGAAATAAAGGGAAAACTATTTCTTACATGTTTTGAAACCAATATTTTATCTggaaactttaaaaataactgaaaacacttaattttataataaacgtgattttataatgTAATGAGTGACAAGCtggagcagctttatttctaaAAGTGCAGGCCTCAATTTTAGGATCCAGTTAGAACCTCTGTAGAAATCTTGGCTCACAATCACACCTGGAAGCTTGGAGTGAAAATATATGCACTGTTGTTTGTCTGTAGTGAAGAAGGATTTCTCACAATTTCAGAACAAAAACTGTACCTTTCGTGTGTATGTAGAGGATTCAAGGTAAAAtctataaacaacaaaaaaaaagcaaagcgaATTTTTTATGCTGTGTTCATATTCATGATCTCATTGTGAAAccaagagctttttttttttgtttgtttatcttcCCCAGAAACCACTACCGGTTCTTCTTCTCTGAACTTTTTATTCCTTCATGATTTCTTTACACTAAACTCTACAGCAACATCAAATCAATGGGGATAAATAATGGTCATGTGTGGACCCTCTGTCTTCATTCTCGGTTCCTGTACCTTCATCAGGAAGGTCTTGAGTTTGGGTCCTCTCTTCTTGGGTCCAAAGAGTTCCCTTTCTCGCTCCCTGGaccaaagaaacaaataaaataagtaaatgctTGTTTAAGAAGTGAAGTGGAACCACTGGATGAAACCGAGCATGCATTTTAATTTTCACATCTGTAATGTGATGATGAGTCTACCTTTCCTCAAAAGCTGCAAAAAGCCGAGAGTCCAGAATGTTTTCCTCTGGTTCCCAGGTGCTGTACCTGTCAGGAACACGAGCATGTGTTGTTTTAATTATCCCGCTGCAGCGTGCATGtgcgtgcatgtgcatgtgtgtgcgcgagcgagcgagcgagcgcgcgcgcgcgcgtctgtgtgtgcgttttCATGGCATGCATGTGCGCTGGTTCTGGTTTGACAGCCAGCCATCGTCTGCGTCTCACACGTTATTAAcgcatcatgtaaaaaaaaaaaaaaaatagaaaaacgcGCGCGGAGATCATCAGACGTTTATGGTGAAATACTCACTTCTGTGACCAACCTTTCCACTTCACCAGATACTCCATCCGACCCTGCGCCATCACATCACACATGcaagaaaagaaacacatttatttttgcttagctcCGAGCctgcaccaccaccaccagcaccaccagcagcagcagtgtCGGGCTCGGTGTTAATGCAGGCTCTAACGCCACTAACACGCTCACACACGCATGCATCTGGAAATTATCGTTAACCCATGTCACACAGTAGTCGAAAATGCGCCACGCACTCTCCGGATCCGCCGCTTGATGATGGATTCGGCGGCGAACACTCTCTCTCCGACAGCAGACAGCTCCATGTTTTCTTCCTCCGTTAGCTTTAGCCGCGCCAGGCGAGCTgtctgctcctctctctctctctctctctcgggcGACCCGATGCCAAAAAGAGTCGATTCTCCGAGCCTGGGCATTATGAACCGGGAGCCGACTCCGGAGCTTTGGAGACATTTTGCAAGTGCATGTTGCAATTTATTGGTTATAACTacagggttgggggtttgaatcCCGGCTTtggtccgtgtgtgtgtgtgtgtgtgtgtggagtttgcatgttctccttgtgcttggtgggaaCTCCTGTGGTTCtccgggttcctcccacagtccaaagacatgcagtgtgttTCACATTCAggtttacatttagacattctgcagactctcttatccagagacacttacaaaagtgctttgaagttttcgTCATCGGATAGATCATTA of Clarias gariepinus isolate MV-2021 ecotype Netherlands chromosome 6, CGAR_prim_01v2, whole genome shotgun sequence contains these proteins:
- the cbx8b gene encoding chromobox protein homolog 8b, whose protein sequence is MELSAVGERVFAAESIIKRRIRRGRMEYLVKWKGWSQKYSTWEPEENILDSRLFAAFEERERERELFGPKKRGPKLKTFLMKAQAKAKARSYEFRGESSRSIRINYPNPEPLVTPRAREGLRSVVPTIFPPSTVNRGESVRPTHQELSRDHRSHLSPRVETERMGHVPKKRGRKPKLFREGYSSVLHSEKSKMDESMSGIPSKMARLELGEDDEDTLSTRCQKQQNPLLIPRRMMEWTKTSDDCRTRELTTSPFHRKHLKHLRHHGAFKHSDMAAIKRPHQHHPHHQHHPHHHHHHHQHRHYHQHHQPSLIAKIPMARILGEPEEEAEQEEDGDKWRPCLSNVEKVTITDVTTNFLTVTIKESNTDEGFFKDKR